One region of Zingiber officinale cultivar Zhangliang chromosome 7B, Zo_v1.1, whole genome shotgun sequence genomic DNA includes:
- the LOC122004970 gene encoding uncharacterized protein LOC122004970: MKIDFEVDFGSNENANIAGSALAVDKELQPDKVKRKISICDGKLKVQFEAVEARFLRASFSSFLDLLILTTQLIEEYATLQSNVILLEKEDHLASIPWESSYICIVILHNNRILRLPVA, encoded by the exons TGACTTTGAAGTTGATTTTGGATCGAATGAGAATGCAAATATAGCAGGTTCCGCATTAGCTGTTGATAAGGAG CTGCAGCCAGACAAGGTTAAGAGGAAGATATCCATTTGCGATGGAAAGCTTAAAGT ACAATTTGAAGCGGTGGAGGCTAGGTTTCTGCGTGCATCATTTAGTTCATTCTTGGACCTTTTGATTCTTACTACACAACTCATCGAAGAGTATGCCACACTCCAATCTAATGTCATTTTGTTAGAAAAAGAGGATCATTTGGCAAGTATTCCATGGGAGTCTTCGTATATCTGTATTGTAATTCTTCATAACAATAGGATTCTAAGACTTCCTGTGGCTTAA